TCCCGCCAAGTAAGAACCTTTAAATTTCCCGCCAAGTAAGAGCATTTAAATTTCCCGCCAAGTAAGAACCTCCAATTTCCCGCCAAGTACTGTAggtattattattgtttttgttACATATATTTCTTAACTCTTGTTGTAATTGATTACAATTACCATTGGCAGGTGGGAGGAGGTAGGGGAGGTGGGCGAATTGACCATCTACCCGATCAAGTCAGGTCTTGGGGTCAGCGTCAACCAGGCTGAAGCTACCGAATACGGCCTGGCTCGCGGCACTCTTGAAGACAGGTCAGCTCTTAAGTCCCACTCCTCTTGGTTcactaacgaaacctgtacatctttcttcaattaaTATAGGTGCCGTTCATGGGGTATAATATGGGTGCCATTCATGGTGGACCACCGCatgtatatatgagagagagataaAGCTTCACTGCCACACCAAGTCTAACTTACAATAACTAATTTATTCACCAAAGAAAACACAGAAATTATATACACACGGTTGGGGGGAATAATTATCTTTAAATTATCACATAAGCGAGTACATAAATAAAGTATATAAAGCACTCCACTAGTAACAGCCTAATCCCTCTGCCTAATAACTGCCTAATAACAGCCTAATCCCTCTGCCTAATAACAGCCTAATCCCTCTGCCTAATAACAGCCTAATCCCTCTGCCTAATAACAGCCTAATCACCACTGCCGCCTCATTCACAACAATCAGGGGCTCACAGGATGCTCAGGGACTAAAAGTGTAGGTACATGAGGTATCAATGTGTCCCCATGTGCCTCCAGTGTCCCTCATGTGCCTCCAGTATCCTCATGTGTCCCCAGTATCCCCCTATGTGTCCCCCAGTATGCCCCACGATCACTAAAGTACCCCCATGTGTCCACTACTCCGCAGGGCGTTCATAGCGATGACGGCCGATGACAATCGGTCGGTATCGGGGcgccagctgcctcgtatgactaTGGTATGGCTGAAGATGGACGGGGATGTGGTCTCCATGGGCGCCGACGGCTACTCTAGCGTGACCTTCGACCTCTCCGACGTCCGCAAGAACCATAAGGTGGCTGAGACCAAGTGAGTGGTTATTCTCTCTTATACAACACTTTTTAGATTCTTCTTAAGCCACTGACGCcataattaaaatgtatattacaggcagaattatatatatatctaatttccgttaggttacgttaggttcagtttgtttaggttcAATTCATTTAGGTTAGGTTcatttaggtttggttaggttaggctaggtgcatttaggtttggttaggttaggctaggttcatttaggtttggttaggttaggctaggttcatttaggtttggttaggttaggctaggttcatttaggtttggttaggttaggctaggttcatTTAGGTTTGCTTAGCTTAGGCTAGGTTcatttaggtttggttaggttaggctaggttcatTTAGGTTTGCTTAGCTTAGGCTAGGTTcatttaggcttggttaggtataATTCTGTTAGGTTAgttttagttaggttagattatagGTACAGTTAGGTAAGGTTACAAATAGAAATAGGATCGCTGGATTTTTCAATCGTAAATTTGACGTATATGAATAAGTCTGGGTATAAACAGAAGCTGTCTCTCATAGGCCAATATAGGCTTTCTATACTTTTATATGTGTTACGTTCTTATATTAAGAATGTATAGTTATCAAGAGAGAGTGTTTATAGTGTGTGTGGTATGATACAGggtgagggggggtagaaatagcctaagctactctatccctttgagatgtatttattgcttatctcaataaacatacttgaacatgAACTTGATACAGGGTGTGGGACCAGCAAGTGAAGGGTATCGATTGCGGGGAAGACGCGGCTCGCCTCTTGACCGAAGTCGTCACAGAAGGCAAAACTAAATTACGACTGCTCTACCGAGGAGATGTCATGAACAACAGAGTCGCCCGTAGGCTTGAGTACTACAACTTCCCCAAGATCCTCGACACTGACAGGGTGAGTACATGAGTCAGTGGTTAAAAAAAATTTGTGTGAAATGCCTTTAAGTTTGTTCCCATCTGATAATTGGTCGTACACCACAGGTATTTTACGCTGAGACATGCGCCTATCTCATTGGCTGTGAGTCGTCGCTACAAGATCTCAACTCCCGTCTGGAGGTGCCGGTGACTATGGGCAACTTTCGCGCCAACATCATCGTTAAGGGCTCGAAACCCTCCGACGAGGACGATTGGGCCTACGTCAAGATCGGGAAAGCCGTCTTCAGGACTGTCAAACCTTGCCAGAGGTGAGGCTTgggggggaatatatatataactcttacCTTTAATATTTACATTTATGGTCTATTGTGTAACAATCTTGAACAACGTCAGAGTCTTGgataatgtatatatgtgtagtTCAAAGCCGTTTGATACTAATGAGGGAAGCCTAGTTATGATGAATTATTTGAAAGCCTTAGTATCATGattatttgcccgaaacgctatgcgtattagtggctttaggtattgtatgtactaactctataaatccaacattatgtttgtaactcatcacctatatatgtacttttacctgaatttgaatttgaatttgaattctcATCTACACCCACAGGTGTATCCTGACGACCGTTGACCCGAAAACAGGGACAAGACACCCCAAACAGGAGCCACTGAGGACCCTTCGCACGTAAGTACCCTGCAAGGGGATGTCCCCGTCAGTGGAGGGGTCGGGAGGGTCCTTGTGCTTCGATTTCAgcgccggggttcgattcccggcgctggcGGAAACTGTGGGGGAATATACCGAGATTAAATACAAGAGGAGAATTACATAGGACCGTACATTTGGTACAAGAACCATGAATTTAAAATCAAATAATATTCTAAAATTGATAATAAGTACAAGATAATTAAGCTCTCTTAGCTGCATGCAAGGTTCCTATGCTGGATTTGTAAGTCCGCTTTTCTGTGATCTTGTCTAGTTCTGTGTCCTTGTCCAGTTGAACTGTGACCAGTTCGATccccaagggccagattcactaagcagttacgcaagtacttacgaacgtgtatatcttttctcaatctttggcggctttgtttacaattattacacagttaatgagctctaaatcaccaggaggctgtttataacaataacaacagttgattgggaagttttcatgcttgcaaactgtttaataaatgtaaacaaagccgccaaagattgagaaaagatgtacacgttcgtaagttcttgcataactgcttcgtgaatctggctgatAGTGGAAATGGGTTGTAGCAGGTAAGGCTGCTCCTGAGGGCTGATCTGGCTCATAAACTGCAGAACACAATATACCTGCGGGTACACCCACACATTTAGCATATAAGTTTACATGGAATAGATAAAACAGCTGAGCACTGGTAAGAAACTCAGATACTGCATGAGTAGGTCAGAACTTACTAATAATGAGGCGTAGCCTAGCTGCCTAACGACTCTCAATTTATATATATGGAAGTATTAATGTTATAAAGCATGTTAATTAGCCAATCTACGCTCTAAAATAATTAACAACTTATACTGaaattgtccaaccacttgggctggacagtagagcgacggtctcccttcatgcaggtcggcgttcaatccccgaccgtccataagtggttggggcaccattcctttccctccgtcccatcccaaatccttatcctgaccccttccaagggctatatagtcgaaatggcttggtgcttcccctgatagttcccttcccttatcCTGAATTGAGAATGATTATTTTCTGTATTTAGACTGATTGTTGTGATAAAGGTATATCACAAGGTAATTGCTTAATGGCTTTAAAAATTATTGGCAGTTCTTGATAGGACCTTTTGTTCTTTAGTAAGGATTTTGAAATGACATCACTGGAAGCTATAACTTTGGTTCCAGCAATATTTTTGATTACCTGGAAGCTTGTAGATTCTGGAGAAGCTTGTAGATTCTGGAGAAGCTTGTAGATTCTGGAGAAGCTTGTAGATTCTGGAGAAGCTTGTAGATTCTGGAGAAGTTTGTAGATGCTAGAGAAGCTTGTAGATTCTGGAGAAGCTTGTAGATTCTGGAGAAGCTTGTAGATTCTGGAGAAGCTTGTAGATTCTGGAGAAGCTTGTAGATTCTGGAGAAGCTTGTAGATTCTGGAGAAGCTTGTAGATTCTGGAGAAGCTTGTAGATTCTGGAGAAGCTTGTAGATTCTGGAGAAGCTTGTAGATTCTGGAGAAGCTTGTAGATGCTAGAGAAGCTTGTAGATTCTGGAGAAACTTGTAGATTCTGGAGAAGCTTGTAGATTCTGGAGAAGCTTGTAGATGCTAGAGAAGCTTGTAGATTCTGGAGAAGCTTGTAGATTCTGGAGAAGCTTGTAGATTCTGGAGAAGCTTGTAGATGCTAGAGAAGCTTGTAGATTCTGGAGAAGCTTGTAGATTCTGGAGAAGCTTGTAGATGCTAGAGAAGCTTGTAGATTCTGGAGAAGCTTGTAGATTCTGGAGAAGCTTGTAGATGCTAGAGAAGCTTGTAGATTCTGGAGAAGCTTGTAGATGCTAGAGAATACATCTACAATATTATACAGGCATTAAGCCCAATAATCTACTTGACCAAAGGTCATACAGGAAGCTGATGTAGATACAGTAGATATGATCAATAGATAATAATTCTGATATGATTCTGATATATAGATATGATATGGAATAATACATTCgtcagataataataataatattaacatgtGTGGAATTTTCCACAGAACCaacacaaataggcagagtttctttcaccctgatgccccctgttacctagcagtaaataggtacctgggagttagacagctgctacgggctgcttcctggggatatgtgtgtgtgttagagagaaatatatgtagtagacataacagaagaaaaataaattggttagagagagagagagagagagagagagagagagagagagagagagagagagagagagagagagagagagagagagagagagagagagagagagagagagagagagagagagagagagagagagatagagagagagagagagagagagagagagagagagagagagagagagagagagagagagagagaatagagagagagaatagagagagaataaagaaagaagagagagaatagagagagagagagagagagagagagagaatagagagagagaatagagagagaataaagaaagaagagagagatagagagagagagagagagagagagagagagagagagagagagagagagagagagagagagagagagagagagagagagagagagagagagagagagagagagagagagagagagagagagagagagagagagagagagagaatagagagagaaaatagagagagaataaagaaagaagagagagaatagagagagagaatagagagagagagagagagagagaatagagagagagaatagagagagaataaagaaagaagagagagaatagagagagaataaagaaagaagaaagagaatAGAGAGAGAATGAATAACACCAAAACAACTCACGTTCACAACCAATCTATAGACTTACACTCATATATCTTTGTGTTTACAGGTTCCGGGCGCTGAAGGAGCCGGCCAAGCTGGCCAAGGTGTGGTCCACCAGCCCCCTCATGGGCATCAGTACAGGCATCGACGTCACGGGCACAGTCGCCGTCGGAGACAAGGTCCTAGTCGCCAGGATCTCACAGAACCCTAAGCTGACAATCTTTTAGAACTGACAGGAGCCTCGACAGAAACTTTTCCAGTATTCCCACTCATAATTCATCCAGCATCCACTACAAGTCATCCAGCACCCACAGCAAGTCATCCAGCACCCACAACAAGTCATCCAGCACCCACAACAAGTCATCCAGCACCCACAACAAGTCATCCAGTACCCACAAGTCATCCAGCACCCACAAGTCATCCAGTACCCACAAGTCATCCAACACCCACAAGTCATCCAACACCCACAAGTCATCCAGTACCCACAAGTCATCCAACACCCACAAGTCATCCAGTACCCACAAGTCATCCAACACCCACAACAAGTCATCCAGCACCCACAACAAGTCATCCAGCACCCACAGCAAGTCATCCAGCACCCACAACAAGTCATCCAGCACCCACAAGTCATCCAGTACCCACAAGTCATCCAACACCCACAAGTCATCCAGTACCCACAAGTCATCCAACACCCACAACAAGTCATCCAGCACCCACAGCAAGTCATCCAGCACCCACAAGTCATCCAGCACCCACAAGTCATCCAGTACCCACAAGTCATCCAACACCCACAACAAGTCATCCAGCACCCACAGCAAGTCATCCAGCACCCACAAGTCATCCAGCACCCACAAGTCATCCAGTACCCACAAGTCATCCAACACCCACAACAAGTCATCCAGCACCCACAACAAGTCATCCAGCACCCACAACAAGTCATCCAGCACCCACAACATGTCATCCAACACCCACAACAAGTCATCCAGCACCCACAACAAGTCATCCAACACCCACAACAAGTCATCCAGCACCCACTACAAGTCATCCAGCACCCACAACAAGTCATCCAGCACCCACAACAAGTCATCCAGCACCCACAACGAGTCATCCAACACTTTTAGGGCCCCTGGTGACAATTCTGAGAACTACTTACATATTTTCATTGAAGAATAATTCACTCATATATTATgtgtgtggggaaggggggggggatggggtataTACCCAGCAGTGCCCAGGTTGACCTTAAACGGTTGTGCCATTTCAGTGCTgggcaccgccccccccccccaaat
Above is a window of Procambarus clarkii isolate CNS0578487 chromosome 11, FALCON_Pclarkii_2.0, whole genome shotgun sequence DNA encoding:
- the LOC123758279 gene encoding mitochondrial amidoxime reducing component 2 isoform X1, which encodes MEMLDKTTVGVGVGVGVGAAAVMWAWRRFSSPWIPSKWEEVGEVGELTIYPIKSGLGVSVNQAEATEYGLARGTLEDRAFIAMTADDNRSVSGRQLPRMTMVWLKMDGDVVSMGADGYSSVTFDLSDVRKNHKVAETKVWDQQVKGIDCGEDAARLLTEVVTEGKTKLRLLYRGDVMNNRVARRLEYYNFPKILDTDRVFYAETCAYLIGCESSLQDLNSRLEVPVTMGNFRANIIVKGSKPSDEDDWAYVKIGKAVFRTVKPCQRCILTTVDPKTGTRHPKQEPLRTLRTFRALKEPAKLAKVWSTSPLMGISTGIDVTGTVAVGDKVLVARISQNPKLTIF
- the LOC138363653 gene encoding cerebellar degeneration-related antigen 1-like, translated to MLWVLDDLLWVLDDLLWVLDDLLWVLDDLWVLDDLWVLDDLWVLDDLLWVLDDLLWVLDDLWVLDDLWVLDDLWVLDDLLWVLDDLLWVLDDLWVLDDLWVLDDLWVLDDLWVLDDLLWVLDDLLWVLDDLLWVLDDLLWVLDDLWVLDDLWVLDDLWVLDDLWVLDDLWVLDDLWVLDDLWVLDDLWVLDDLLWVLDDLLWVLDDLLWVLDDLLWVLDDL